From one Chryseobacterium sp. 3008163 genomic stretch:
- a CDS encoding WxL protein host-binding domain-containing protein: MLKRTIFFIILMFSSYFIKANIVILNGLSHNYKVENGHIYKGKISLENTSNQPQSIKLFLQDFNYQSDGSIQYTVPNTNPKTNAHWIKLNTNLINLKAKQKTEVLYEITIPKQVADIGSYWSVIIVEPVDNIRPSNEKEGVNITSIVRYAVQIITDIDSEKAKPNLKFEGVKIEKEDKLQILKIAVANEGNLYCKPSIAIEIYNKKNGDKVATFSSLPMGLLPQTSKSFYIDISKMPPEKYNAVLIAIDEDENAFALNIELEIKMNKTWLLYITILFPALLFSQKKTV; this comes from the coding sequence ATGCTAAAGCGTACCATCTTTTTCATTATCCTGATGTTTTCATCTTATTTTATAAAAGCTAACATTGTCATACTAAACGGGCTTTCACACAATTATAAAGTAGAAAACGGACATATTTATAAAGGAAAAATAAGTCTAGAAAATACAAGCAATCAGCCACAAAGTATAAAATTATTTCTGCAGGATTTCAACTATCAGTCAGACGGGTCAATACAGTACACAGTTCCAAACACAAATCCTAAAACTAATGCTCATTGGATTAAGTTAAATACAAATCTGATTAATCTAAAAGCGAAACAAAAAACTGAAGTTTTATACGAAATTACAATTCCAAAGCAAGTTGCTGATATAGGAAGCTATTGGAGCGTAATCATTGTAGAGCCAGTAGACAACATTAGACCAAGCAACGAAAAAGAAGGCGTAAACATAACATCCATCGTTCGATACGCTGTTCAAATTATTACTGATATAGATTCTGAAAAAGCAAAACCCAATCTAAAATTTGAAGGAGTAAAAATTGAAAAAGAAGATAAACTACAAATTTTAAAAATTGCAGTCGCCAACGAGGGAAACCTTTATTGCAAACCCAGCATAGCAATTGAAATTTATAACAAAAAAAACGGAGACAAAGTCGCAACTTTTTCAAGTCTGCCAATGGGATTGCTACCGCAGACTTCAAAATCATTTTATATCGATATCAGTAAAATGCCTCCAGAAAAATACAATGCGGTTCTCATTGCCATCGATGAGGACGAAAATGCATTCGCACTCAATATTGAACTAGAAATAAAAATGAATAAAACGTGGTTACTATATATTACCATTCTATTCCCCGCGCTACTTTTTTCTCAAAAAAAGACAGTTTAA
- a CDS encoding phospholipase domain-containing protein, translating to MDNISDWRRAICGDLTSAFNKSESKIPTMNYLNQKEYAKIINSAKNKPTPNLKWYSEKDLNHQLLQIQERGIKPSNPLPYDYEVNLKNHKIVMTNLKDAAVPLIIYDKNKFDTPDYYFSYALYAKEEISHEADIDSYNFEVTGPNGFVRKFKGNKKAEVEITLSNNISKNEVEIKLNKISANKTTIILENLYDGKKQEIPLESSGKK from the coding sequence GTGGACAACATCAGCGATTGGCGAAGAGCAATCTGTGGTGACTTGACATCAGCTTTCAACAAATCTGAAAGCAAAATTCCTACAATGAATTATTTGAATCAAAAAGAGTATGCAAAGATCATTAATTCAGCAAAAAACAAACCCACACCCAATCTCAAATGGTATTCTGAAAAGGATCTCAATCATCAATTATTACAAATTCAGGAAAGAGGTATAAAACCATCAAATCCATTACCTTACGATTATGAGGTCAACCTTAAAAATCATAAAATTGTGATGACCAACCTTAAAGATGCTGCAGTACCTTTAATTATTTATGATAAAAATAAATTTGATACACCAGATTATTATTTTTCTTATGCGCTCTATGCAAAAGAGGAGATTTCTCACGAAGCTGATATTGATTCTTATAATTTTGAAGTAACAGGACCCAACGGTTTTGTAAGAAAATTTAAAGGAAATAAAAAAGCAGAGGTAGAAATAACATTATCAAATAATATTTCGAAAAATGAAGTTGAAATAAAACTGAATAAGATCTCTGCTAACAAAACAACTATTATCTTAGAAAATCTTTATGATGGGAAAAAGCAAGAAATTCCTCTCGAATCATCAGGAAAAAAATAA
- a CDS encoding alkaline phosphatase family protein yields the protein MSSLPHSWSDQQHALNGMKYDQWLQAKASGNKDYKEMPLTLGYYNREDLPFYYQLADSFTIFDQYFCSSLTGTTPNRLFLWSGTIREQQNGKVKANVYNDNIDYDKNRQARWKSFPEILEEQDVSWRIYQNEISLPKGMPGEEESWLSNFTDNPIEWFSNFNVKFSKGYHQNIPNLINHLKTEIEKNPKNKERFENLIKELEEDLIKYHPDNFAKLSQKEKNLHEKAFTINSDDPDYWNLEVGKDENGERLVVPKGDVLHQFRKDVQDKKLPLVSWLVAPERFSDHPGSPWYGAWYISEVLNILTQDPETWKKTIFIINYDENDGYFDHVIPFAPPLNPNQPVDMNGKEGVEYVNKNQEYMSNSDLHDNERVEGTVGLGFRVPMIIASPWTKGGFVNSQVSDHTSVLQFLEKFIQKNITRM from the coding sequence ATGAGCTCATTGCCGCATTCATGGTCTGATCAGCAACATGCCTTAAACGGAATGAAGTACGACCAATGGCTTCAGGCAAAAGCTTCCGGAAATAAGGACTATAAAGAAATGCCTTTGACTTTGGGGTATTATAACCGTGAAGATTTACCTTTTTATTATCAGCTGGCAGATTCATTTACAATTTTTGATCAATATTTTTGTTCGTCATTGACAGGAACTACACCTAACAGATTATTTCTTTGGTCTGGAACGATTCGTGAACAGCAAAATGGCAAAGTAAAAGCCAATGTTTACAATGACAACATCGATTATGATAAAAACAGACAGGCAAGATGGAAAAGTTTTCCTGAAATACTGGAAGAACAAGACGTTTCGTGGCGAATTTATCAGAATGAAATCAGTCTTCCGAAAGGGATGCCTGGTGAAGAAGAATCTTGGTTGAGCAATTTTACCGATAATCCCATTGAATGGTTTTCTAATTTTAATGTCAAATTTTCTAAAGGTTACCATCAAAATATTCCCAATCTCATTAATCACTTAAAAACTGAAATCGAGAAGAACCCGAAAAACAAAGAACGTTTTGAAAATTTAATTAAAGAGCTTGAAGAAGATTTAATAAAATATCATCCTGATAATTTTGCAAAGCTTTCTCAAAAAGAAAAAAATCTTCACGAAAAAGCATTCACCATCAATTCGGATGATCCTGATTACTGGAATTTAGAAGTGGGAAAAGATGAAAACGGAGAAAGGCTGGTTGTTCCAAAAGGAGATGTTTTGCATCAGTTCAGAAAAGATGTACAAGACAAAAAACTTCCATTAGTTTCCTGGTTGGTTGCACCGGAAAGATTTTCTGACCATCCTGGTTCACCGTGGTATGGTGCATGGTATATTTCTGAAGTTTTGAATATTCTTACACAAGATCCTGAAACCTGGAAGAAAACAATTTTCATTATTAATTATGATGAAAATGATGGTTATTTTGATCATGTGATTCCTTTCGCACCGCCGTTAAATCCGAATCAACCCGTTGATATGAACGGAAAAGAGGGTGTAGAATATGTGAATAAGAATCAGGAATATATGTCAAATTCTGACCTTCATGATAATGAACGAGTTGAAGGAACGGTTGGTTTAGGATTTCGTGTTCCGATGATTATAGCTTCACCTTGGACGAAAGGTGGTTTCGTCAACTCTCAGGTTTCTGATCATACTTCGGTTTTACAATTTCTTGAAAAATTTATACAGAAAAATATAACAAGGATGTAA
- a CDS encoding alkaline phosphatase family protein: MNRREFLEKSGILMAGLGTSSMLHPAILKALTIEAAAGSTFYDAEHVVILMQENRSFDHAFGALKGVRGFLDQTAFAKEDGHSVFFQKNNDGKYAAPGRLDLKIPNLHG, from the coding sequence ATGAACAGAAGAGAATTTTTAGAAAAATCGGGAATTTTAATGGCCGGTTTGGGAACTTCAAGTATGTTGCATCCTGCAATTTTAAAAGCTTTAACAATAGAAGCTGCAGCCGGATCTACATTTTATGATGCAGAACACGTTGTGATTTTAATGCAGGAAAACCGTTCTTTTGATCACGCTTTCGGAGCTTTGAAAGGGGTTCGGGGATTTTTAGATCAAACTGCATTCGCTAAAGAAGATGGCCACTCGGTATTTTTTCAGAAAAATAATGATGGAAAATATGCTGCTCCGGGAAGATTAGATTTAAAAATACCAAATCTACATGGATGA
- a CDS encoding SusD/RagB family nutrient-binding outer membrane lipoprotein has protein sequence MKNNIFKIVVLAVGLFSLSSCETDLDKINENPNDQANIDPKYLLTYVSKSAFAVQGDPMYASRMLIGTDGENIYQYMKWNDASFGTYSTDLLNTMKMMQEAERINNKNYQAIGKFYRAFHFYNLSLKFGSIPYSEAIKGESGITQPKYDSQETVMAGVLNELKQANDLINSSDAIAGDIIFNGDATKWKKLINSFRLKVLMTLSKKTTIGGINIATEFASIAGSQSLMTSIQDNGELKFADAADSRYTTFNSSGYGSSLYMANYFINMFKDRQDPRIFTFAEQTTSAKENGLAITNFNGYNGGNPTSPYADNAALIIAKNISKVNERFYKDATNEPSSILSYAELEFILAEATARGWISGSAKMHYDNAIKASFQFYQTYVKNSNQYFAGFNVDNYLASSLVLYNNSAPLQNQLEKIITQKYMTMFHQGQWTSYQDYLRTGYPNLPLQTGVTAPSRFRYPQVEYNYNNINLQAALTAQYNGQDNITLKPWWLQ, from the coding sequence ATGAAAAACAATATCTTCAAAATAGTAGTTTTAGCCGTTGGATTATTTTCACTTTCATCGTGCGAAACCGATTTGGATAAAATCAACGAAAACCCAAATGATCAGGCTAATATCGACCCGAAATATCTTTTAACATACGTTTCAAAATCTGCATTTGCCGTTCAGGGAGATCCGATGTATGCTTCCAGAATGCTGATTGGTACCGATGGTGAAAATATTTACCAATACATGAAATGGAATGATGCTTCATTTGGTACGTACAGCACAGATTTGCTGAACACGATGAAAATGATGCAGGAAGCCGAAAGAATTAACAATAAAAATTATCAGGCAATTGGTAAGTTTTACAGAGCTTTCCATTTCTATAATTTAAGTTTAAAATTCGGAAGCATTCCTTATTCTGAGGCGATAAAAGGAGAATCGGGAATTACACAGCCAAAATATGACAGTCAGGAAACGGTAATGGCCGGAGTTTTAAATGAACTGAAACAAGCCAATGATTTAATTAATTCTTCAGATGCGATTGCCGGGGACATCATTTTCAACGGTGACGCTACAAAATGGAAAAAATTGATTAACTCTTTCCGATTGAAAGTTTTAATGACTTTATCTAAAAAAACAACCATTGGCGGAATTAACATTGCCACTGAATTTGCTTCAATTGCAGGAAGCCAAAGTTTAATGACTTCCATTCAGGATAATGGTGAACTGAAATTTGCAGATGCTGCAGACAGCCGATACACAACTTTTAACAGTAGTGGTTATGGTTCTAGTTTGTATATGGCGAATTACTTTATCAACATGTTCAAAGACAGACAAGATCCAAGAATTTTTACGTTTGCAGAACAGACGACCTCGGCTAAAGAAAATGGTTTGGCAATTACCAACTTTAACGGTTACAACGGAGGCAATCCTACTTCACCTTACGCTGATAATGCCGCATTGATTATCGCTAAAAACATCTCAAAAGTCAACGAAAGATTTTATAAAGATGCTACCAATGAACCTTCATCTATTCTTTCTTATGCTGAACTTGAATTTATTTTGGCCGAAGCCACAGCAAGAGGCTGGATTTCAGGATCTGCAAAAATGCATTACGATAACGCAATCAAAGCAAGTTTTCAGTTTTACCAGACATATGTAAAAAATTCGAATCAGTATTTTGCAGGATTTAATGTTGATAATTATTTGGCGAGCTCATTAGTGCTTTATAATAATTCAGCTCCGCTTCAGAATCAGCTTGAAAAAATTATTACACAAAAATACATGACCATGTTCCATCAAGGGCAATGGACATCTTATCAGGATTACTTGAGAACTGGTTACCCAAATCTGCCTTTGCAAACAGGCGTTACCGCACCTTCAAGATTCAGATATCCACAGGTGGAATACAATTATAATAATATCAATCTGCAAGCAGCATTGACTGCACAGTACAACGGACAGGATAATATTACTTTAAAACCTTGGTGGTTGCAGTAA